A window of Patescibacteria group bacterium contains these coding sequences:
- a CDS encoding chitobiase/beta-hexosaminidase C-terminal domain-containing protein: MDNFNIIKKVRGGGLNGKVKIFGISKYKILLSLFFIAIFSVLFLSLSVAQAAYRDVIEADSPIYYWPMDEAAGATSLSAVVGGTAINLTGATAGENGQVDGTAVSFNGTSNFGQTASSINLTSYSKVLVETLVYFDNYDASGGLMVWELGSSIATQTTGFYFSSKNGNSPNDKFAPAVKGNVGYNYAQYAQASLQTWHHIVAVFDKSVATDEVNLYVDGILQTAESRPLNLDNTNNFGNSVLYLMSRAGTSLFNGGKMQHLAIYTNLSDTKIFDHAQASGVLHFSGGTVSESSHTANSATLLWTHSLYGTDPITEQLQRSLHGLDTWSDVSGATLSPATDSGLSSDTSYDYRVVYTDATSATVYSNIVTVTTNKIYPPYIANSDKVIVGPYDTAQSGSPANFGVTGGHTNMELLMKAHKYRMRQDGIVNRVRLYTVNKTNLTGFYIRIWRKNGSTYDLVGTSNNIVDSLVAGDFATVDLSSPIIGVLEGDYIGMRIESNGIQNFYAYSPGSAATYYMFDTAISSTSMDWESKTTASGVMPVEIYMQAPQVAFIGDSIISGHYTNYSFLHTTETTNIPSTLERQFSNLTGYTYQNMGIGAQTSTQIAARFTQDMINLHPRVAVIEAGVNDFGSYDPATSKATLLANWTSMLDAAQASDSITTILVVKILPWSNGTNSQMQIRDDWNSAIATLAAGYSKAIVVDTSSYVGQFRPGGDVGNLWDIQAAYDQDGVHFTQAGNGQIAQALAGVLDSTAPATTATPTGGIYNISKTVTLSCDDVSGQGCNKTYYTTDGTDPTTNSSEYVSPLDIFSNTILKFFSVDVVDNQESIKTENYVIDTIAPVTIASPASGTYTSTQTVTLTAVDSNTGVSKTYYTTDSTEPTTSSLVYLSPIEINQTTTLKFFSVDNAGNIENIKTENYIIITSIPFIERINLEDAVLNQTYQSQQNNADLLFYLLPKQKSIKDLYIKLIRNKKKHLNGFTKKNSYPGYLKLLSNIGTVKKAYQKNVNKHINFRISVRYSKTKLNKTNIKEKNLRLFIKDRDNIWRGPYRIYQNKITHTLKFKIRNYLVKPPKNPIPNPLDIKTKNRPFAPSFYFRTLKKIKFVIAEKNALSNLTNLETSDSQDFFFE; this comes from the coding sequence ATGGATAATTTTAATATAATCAAAAAAGTACGAGGGGGGGGGCTTAATGGAAAAGTAAAAATTTTTGGTATTTCAAAATACAAGATTCTTTTGAGTCTTTTTTTTATAGCAATTTTTTCTGTATTGTTTCTTTCATTATCAGTTGCGCAAGCGGCATATAGAGACGTGATTGAAGCTGATTCTCCTATTTATTATTGGCCGATGGATGAAGCGGCTGGAGCAACAAGTTTGTCCGCAGTAGTTGGTGGCACGGCAATTAATCTTACTGGCGCGACTGCTGGAGAAAATGGACAAGTAGATGGAACAGCAGTTTCTTTTAATGGTACATCTAATTTTGGACAAACTGCATCAAGTATTAACCTAACTTCTTATAGTAAGGTTTTAGTTGAGACATTAGTTTATTTTGATAATTATGATGCATCAGGAGGATTAATGGTATGGGAACTTGGTTCAAGCATAGCAACACAAACAACAGGTTTTTATTTTTCATCTAAGAATGGAAATTCACCTAATGATAAGTTTGCACCTGCCGTCAAAGGTAATGTAGGTTACAATTATGCACAGTATGCACAGGCATCACTACAAACATGGCATCATATAGTTGCTGTGTTTGATAAAAGTGTTGCTACGGATGAAGTGAATTTATATGTGGACGGGATATTACAAACAGCTGAGTCAAGACCATTAAATCTTGATAATACAAATAATTTTGGAAATTCAGTTTTATATTTAATGAGTCGCGCAGGAACATCATTATTTAATGGTGGTAAAATGCAGCATCTAGCAATTTATACTAATTTAAGTGATACAAAAATTTTTGATCATGCTCAAGCTTCTGGAGTTTTACATTTTTCAGGTGGTACTGTGTCGGAATCTTCTCATACTGCAAACTCGGCAACATTGTTATGGACACATTCATTGTATGGTACAGATCCTATAACGGAACAATTGCAACGAAGTTTGCATGGATTAGATACTTGGTCAGATGTTAGTGGAGCTACTTTAAGTCCGGCGACTGATTCCGGATTAAGTTCTGATACAAGTTATGATTATAGAGTTGTATATACAGATGCAACATCGGCAACTGTTTATTCCAATATTGTTACTGTTACGACTAATAAAATTTATCCACCGTATATAGCTAATTCAGATAAAGTAATTGTTGGTCCTTATGATACAGCGCAATCCGGTTCACCTGCAAATTTTGGAGTTACTGGAGGACATACAAACATGGAGCTTTTGATGAAAGCGCATAAATATAGAATGCGTCAGGATGGTATTGTTAACAGAGTTCGTCTATATACTGTAAATAAGACAAATCTTACTGGATTTTATATAAGGATTTGGCGAAAAAATGGATCAACATATGATTTAGTTGGTACTAGTAATAATATTGTGGATAGTTTAGTTGCCGGAGATTTTGCTACTGTTGATCTTTCTTCTCCCATCATCGGAGTTTTGGAGGGTGATTATATTGGCATGCGAATTGAATCAAATGGTATCCAAAATTTTTATGCTTATAGTCCTGGAAGTGCAGCCACTTATTACATGTTTGATACTGCTATTTCATCAACTAGCATGGATTGGGAAAGTAAGACTACTGCTAGCGGGGTAATGCCAGTAGAAATTTATATGCAGGCACCGCAAGTGGCATTTATTGGTGATTCAATTATATCTGGGCATTATACAAATTATAGTTTTCTTCATACTACTGAGACAACAAATATTCCTTCAACGCTAGAACGACAATTTAGTAATTTGACGGGCTATACTTATCAAAATATGGGTATTGGTGCTCAAACTTCTACACAAATAGCTGCTCGCTTTACTCAAGATATGATAAATTTACATCCGCGAGTCGCTGTTATTGAAGCTGGAGTAAATGATTTTGGTTCTTATGATCCTGCTACATCTAAGGCAACACTTTTGGCAAATTGGACAAGTATGCTTGATGCCGCACAAGCGAGTGATAGTATTACAACGATTTTAGTTGTGAAGATTCTTCCTTGGTCAAATGGCACAAATTCTCAAATGCAGATTAGGGATGATTGGAATTCTGCGATTGCAACTTTGGCTGCTGGTTATTCAAAGGCTATTGTTGTAGATACAAGTAGTTATGTAGGTCAATTTAGGCCTGGAGGAGATGTCGGAAATTTATGGGATATACAAGCCGCTTATGATCAAGATGGTGTTCATTTTACTCAAGCAGGAAATGGTCAGATTGCGCAAGCATTAGCGGGTGTATTAGATAGTACTGCTCCAGCTACAACTGCAACTCCTACTGGCGGAATTTACAATATTTCAAAAACTGTAACTTTATCTTGTGATGATGTTAGTGGTCAAGGATGTAATAAAACATATTATACAACTGACGGAACGGATCCAACGACTAATTCATCTGAATATGTTTCTCCTTTAGACATTTTTTCTAACACAATTCTAAAGTTTTTTTCTGTCGATGTTGTTGATAACCAAGAATCAATTAAAACAGAAAACTATGTTATAGATACTATTGCTCCAGTTACAATTGCTTCTCCTGCTAGTGGAACTTATACATCGACTCAAACTGTTACTTTAACAGCAGTTGATAGTAATACAGGAGTTAGCAAAACATATTACACAACCGATAGCACAGAACCAACCACATCATCTTTAGTCTATTTATCACCAATTGAAATTAATCAGACAACAACTCTCAAATTCTTTTCAGTCGATAATGCTGGAAATATTGAAAACATTAAAACAGAAAATTACATAATTATTACATCAATTCCTTTTATCGAAAGAATCAATCTTGAAGATGCAGTCTTAAATCAAACCTATCAAAGTCAACAAAATAATGCTGATCTTCTTTTCTATCTTCTTCCTAAACAAAAATCAATCAAAGATCTATATATTAAATTAATCAGAAACAAGAAGAAGCATCTTAACGGTTTTACAAAAAAGAACAGTTATCCAGGATACTTAAAGCTATTATCAAATATCGGCACAGTCAAAAAAGCTTATCAAAAAAATGTTAACAAGCATATTAATTTTAGAATTTCAGTCAGATATTCAAAAACAAAATTAAACAAGACGAATATCAAAGAAAAAAATCTAAGATTATTCATTAAAGACAGAGACAATATCTGGCGAGGACCATATCGAATATACCAAAACAAAATAACGCATACACTAAAATTTAAAATCAGAAATTATTTAGTTAAGCCTCCAAAGAATCCAATTCCAAATCCGTTAGACATTAAAACAAAGAACCGACCATTTGCTCCATCATTTTACTTCAGAACATTAAAAAAGATTAAGTTTGTCATTGCAGAAAAGAATGCCTTATCTAATTTAACTAATTTAGAAACATCGGATAGCCAAGATTTCTTCTTTGAGTAG